One part of the Chryseobacterium sp. 7 genome encodes these proteins:
- a CDS encoding Lrp/AsnC family transcriptional regulator codes for MEQLDDKDLQLLRLLQKNAKLTVKELAKEVNLSTSPVFERVKRLEQDGFVKRYAAVLDAEKLNRGFTVFCQIKLKIHDRSVGYDFVKEILEIEEVAECYNISGDFDFLLKVQVRDMKHYQDFVFNKLGSVDSIGSTHSTFVMAEVKNNHGLTI; via the coding sequence GTGGAACAACTCGATGATAAGGATTTACAGCTGCTCAGACTGCTCCAGAAAAATGCTAAACTGACCGTTAAAGAACTGGCAAAAGAAGTCAATCTCTCCACCTCTCCTGTTTTTGAAAGAGTGAAAAGGCTAGAACAGGATGGTTTTGTTAAAAGATATGCTGCGGTTCTTGATGCCGAAAAGCTGAACCGCGGTTTTACGGTTTTCTGCCAGATTAAGCTGAAAATTCACGACAGATCTGTGGGCTATGATTTTGTAAAAGAGATTTTAGAAATTGAAGAAGTTGCCGAGTGCTACAATATTTCCGGTGATTTTGATTTTCTTCTGAAAGTGCAGGTAAGGGATATGAAACATTACCAGGATTTTGTGTTCAATAAGCTTGGATCTGTAGATTCCATCGGGAGTACTCACAGTACTTTTGTGATGGCTGAAGTGAAAAACAATCATGGATTAACGATATAG
- the metE gene encoding 5-methyltetrahydropteroyltriglutamate--homocysteine S-methyltransferase: MQTHILGYPRIGSKRELKKACEQYWSGKILLEELLNTGRTICNQNWNIQKEAGIDLIPCNDFSYYDQVLDMSLVVGAIPTRYHEVVLKKNNSELDLYFAMARGYQKDGLDITAMEMTKWFDTNYHYIVPEFYKNQQFKLSSDKIFNEFAGAKQAGINAKPVIIGLVSYLLLGKEKEEGFDKLDLAGNLLPVYTEILTKLQDQGAEWIQFDEPFLALDLTEKAKETYISVYAEIRKRFPKLKFIIATYFDGLKDNTSLVVSLPVNTLHIDLVRNPEQLDGILNSIPESLSLSLGVIDGRNIWKNDYEKSLSFIRKAVEKLGSERIFIAPSCSLLHSPCDLDFETSLNPEIKNWLAFAKQKVTEVVTLKELAAGTENEQVLEAFEENKNAIESRRTSSLIHNDQVKQRANAVTEKDAQRINTFKIRKEEQQEVLQLPLFPTTTIGSFPQTTEVRSWRAQFKKGELTAEQYDTLLKEETQRTIRWQEDIGIDVLVHGEFERNDMVEYFGEQLEGFVFTKNGWVQSYGSRCVKPPVIFGDVSRPTPMTVYWSQYAQSQTEKWVKGMLTGPVTILQWSFVRDDQPRSETCKQIALAIRDEVVDLEKAGIRIIQIDEPAIREGLPLRKTDWQNYLKWAVEAFRISASGVEDATQIHTHMCYSEFNDIIENIADMDADVITIECSRSQMELLNAFADFKYPNEIGPGVYDIHSPRVPSKEEMIELLRKAQNVIPANQLWVNPDCGLKTRHWDETEKALIAMVAAAKEASVEYAL, from the coding sequence ATGCAAACTCACATCCTTGGCTATCCGCGTATTGGTAGCAAAAGAGAACTTAAAAAAGCCTGCGAACAGTATTGGTCAGGTAAAATCCTTTTGGAAGAACTTCTGAATACAGGAAGAACTATCTGTAATCAAAACTGGAATATCCAGAAAGAAGCCGGAATAGACCTTATTCCGTGTAATGATTTTTCCTATTATGATCAGGTATTGGATATGAGCCTTGTGGTAGGAGCAATCCCTACGCGCTATCATGAAGTTGTGCTTAAGAAGAACAATTCTGAACTGGATCTTTATTTTGCCATGGCAAGAGGATATCAGAAAGATGGACTGGATATCACAGCCATGGAAATGACCAAATGGTTCGATACCAATTATCACTATATTGTTCCGGAATTTTATAAAAATCAACAGTTTAAGCTAAGTTCAGATAAAATTTTCAATGAATTTGCAGGAGCAAAGCAGGCTGGAATCAATGCTAAACCGGTTATTATCGGATTGGTTTCTTATCTGTTATTAGGAAAAGAAAAAGAAGAAGGGTTTGATAAGTTGGATCTTGCCGGAAACCTTCTTCCTGTTTATACAGAAATTTTAACCAAACTTCAGGATCAGGGTGCAGAATGGATTCAGTTTGATGAACCTTTTCTGGCATTGGATTTAACCGAAAAAGCAAAAGAAACTTATATTTCCGTATATGCTGAAATAAGAAAACGTTTCCCGAAACTGAAATTTATTATTGCTACTTATTTTGACGGATTAAAAGATAATACATCCCTTGTTGTTTCACTTCCGGTGAATACATTGCATATTGATCTGGTTAGAAACCCTGAACAGCTGGATGGTATTCTGAATAGTATTCCTGAAAGTTTAAGCCTTTCATTAGGAGTAATTGATGGTAGAAATATCTGGAAAAATGATTATGAAAAATCACTGTCTTTCATCAGAAAAGCTGTTGAAAAATTAGGATCTGAAAGAATTTTCATCGCTCCATCATGTTCATTACTTCATTCACCGTGTGATCTGGATTTTGAAACCAGTCTTAATCCTGAAATTAAAAACTGGCTGGCTTTTGCCAAACAAAAAGTAACAGAAGTGGTGACCCTTAAAGAACTGGCAGCAGGAACGGAAAATGAACAGGTTCTTGAAGCATTCGAAGAAAATAAAAATGCTATTGAAAGCAGAAGAACTTCTTCTCTTATCCATAATGATCAAGTGAAACAAAGAGCAAATGCTGTTACTGAAAAGGATGCTCAGCGAATAAACACGTTCAAAATCCGAAAAGAAGAACAGCAGGAAGTATTGCAGCTTCCTTTATTCCCAACCACAACCATTGGATCATTCCCGCAGACAACAGAAGTGAGAAGCTGGAGAGCCCAATTCAAAAAAGGAGAGCTTACCGCAGAACAATATGATACTTTACTGAAAGAAGAAACTCAGAGAACAATCCGCTGGCAGGAAGACATCGGAATTGATGTATTGGTTCACGGGGAATTTGAGCGTAATGACATGGTAGAATACTTCGGAGAACAGCTGGAAGGATTTGTATTCACCAAAAACGGATGGGTACAAAGCTACGGAAGCCGTTGTGTGAAACCTCCTGTAATCTTTGGTGATGTTTCCCGCCCAACTCCTATGACAGTTTACTGGTCTCAATATGCACAATCCCAGACTGAAAAATGGGTAAAAGGAATGCTTACAGGTCCGGTTACGATTTTGCAATGGTCTTTTGTACGTGATGATCAGCCTCGTTCCGAAACGTGTAAGCAAATTGCTTTGGCGATCCGTGATGAAGTTGTGGATCTGGAAAAAGCTGGGATCAGGATTATTCAGATTGACGAACCTGCTATCAGAGAAGGACTTCCCTTAAGAAAAACAGACTGGCAGAATTATCTGAAATGGGCTGTGGAAGCCTTTAGAATTTCAGCAAGTGGAGTAGAAGATGCTACCCAAATCCATACCCACATGTGCTATTCGGAATTCAATGATATTATTGAAAATATCGCCGATATGGATGCAGACGTGATTACCATAGAATGCTCACGTTCTCAGATGGAATTGCTGAATGCTTTTGCAGATTTCAAATATCCAAATGAAATTGGTCCCGGAGTATATGACATTCACTCACCAAGAGTTCCGTCAAAAGAAGAAATGATCGAATTGTTGAGAAAGGCTCAGAATGTAATTCCTGCGAACCAGCTTTGGGTAAACCCAGACTGCGGACTGAAAACAAGACACTGGGATGAAACCGAAAAAGCTTTAATAGCAATGGTAGCCGCTGCTAAAGAAGCTTCGGTAGAATATGCACTTTAG
- a CDS encoding helix-turn-helix domain-containing protein, whose product MSENKIPFPINYSCYFSEFREGEQFAQINSLGLVLSGEMELNDGITKTIFKEGELYSARKNSLLKFAKYPPKNGEIRTISIYFDDAILHDFSREYGYQAEKKEHVPAYIKPDQKALQSFMYSLLAYEDLSASEEILRLKQKEALLLLLKYDPGLKDILFDFSEPYKIDIEAFMNKNFHFNVNVERFAYLTGRSLSAFKRDFQKIFGAPPRQWLQLRRLKEAHFLLTQKGKSVSDIYLDLGFENLSHFSFAFKKQFGYPPSTLQAK is encoded by the coding sequence ATGAGTGAAAATAAAATTCCTTTTCCAATTAATTATTCCTGTTACTTTTCAGAATTCCGGGAAGGAGAACAGTTTGCGCAAATTAACAGTCTCGGATTGGTTCTTTCCGGAGAAATGGAACTGAATGACGGTATTACAAAAACAATATTCAAAGAAGGCGAGCTTTATTCCGCCAGGAAAAACAGCTTATTAAAATTTGCAAAATATCCTCCTAAAAATGGAGAGATCAGAACCATATCCATCTATTTTGATGACGCTATTCTTCATGATTTCAGCCGTGAATATGGATATCAGGCAGAAAAGAAAGAACATGTTCCCGCTTATATAAAACCTGACCAAAAGGCATTACAATCTTTTATGTATTCATTATTAGCCTATGAAGATCTTTCTGCTTCAGAGGAAATTCTTCGGCTAAAACAGAAAGAAGCGCTGCTTTTGCTGCTGAAGTATGATCCGGGGCTTAAAGATATTTTATTTGATTTTTCTGAGCCATATAAGATAGATATTGAAGCTTTTATGAATAAAAATTTTCATTTCAATGTGAATGTAGAGCGTTTTGCTTACTTAACGGGAAGAAGTTTATCTGCATTCAAAAGAGATTTTCAAAAGATATTTGGTGCCCCACCAAGACAATGGCTGCAGCTTCGAAGATTAAAAGAAGCTCATTTTCTGCTTACCCAAAAAGGAAAATCTGTTTCTGATATTTATCTGGATCTGGGGTTTGAAAATTTATCTCATTTTTCATTTGCTTTTAAGAAACAGTTTGGTTATCCTCCAAGCACATTGCAGGCTAAATAG
- a CDS encoding aldehyde dehydrogenase family protein yields the protein MIQINKIYVNGKFVTPKGTETFDLINPTSNQKTGEVVLGNEEDTRMAIVAAKKAFKTFSKTTKEERINFLKKLHEAVSKREDELVSAMVNEYGGTLQFCRMSVQNAISSFTATINTLESYDFERTVGHSKVRFESLGVVGIITPWNASNSFICNKLATAIAAGCTAVIKPSEMSAVQTQLLTECFHEAGLPEGVFNIVNGLGNVVGNEITQHPDIAKISFTGSTITGKAIAKGAVDTMKRVTLELGGKSPNIILEDADLDKAIPMAVFGAYMNNGQACIAPTRLLVPQNRLDEVNELAKKAAEQVKVGNPNDEDTLVGPMVSAKQFERVQSYIRLGQEEGAVLLAGGEGKPEGLENGNFVKATIFTNVRNDMRIAQEEIFGPVLSIIPYNNEEEAISIANDTTYGLAAYISSADQAHAERVAAQIDAGRICINGFSHDPYAPFGGFKQSGIGREFGVFGLEAYLEPKAILA from the coding sequence ATGATACAGATTAATAAAATTTACGTAAACGGAAAATTCGTTACCCCAAAAGGGACAGAGACTTTTGATCTTATAAACCCAACCTCCAATCAGAAAACCGGAGAAGTAGTGCTGGGAAATGAAGAAGATACCCGAATGGCTATTGTAGCCGCAAAGAAAGCTTTTAAAACATTTTCAAAAACAACAAAAGAAGAAAGAATCAACTTTCTTAAAAAACTGCATGAAGCGGTAAGCAAAAGAGAGGATGAGCTGGTTTCTGCCATGGTAAATGAATATGGAGGAACATTACAATTCTGCAGAATGAGTGTTCAAAATGCCATTTCCTCTTTCACAGCTACCATCAACACCTTAGAATCTTATGACTTTGAAAGAACTGTAGGACATTCTAAAGTACGTTTTGAGTCTTTAGGCGTAGTAGGAATTATTACTCCATGGAATGCCAGCAACAGTTTTATCTGTAATAAACTTGCGACTGCTATTGCTGCCGGTTGTACAGCGGTAATCAAACCCAGCGAAATGAGTGCTGTACAAACTCAATTGCTTACAGAATGTTTTCATGAAGCTGGCTTGCCTGAAGGAGTGTTTAATATTGTCAATGGATTAGGAAATGTGGTCGGAAATGAAATTACACAACATCCGGACATTGCAAAAATATCTTTCACCGGATCTACAATAACTGGAAAAGCGATTGCCAAAGGAGCTGTAGATACCATGAAAAGGGTAACCTTAGAACTTGGTGGAAAATCACCAAATATTATTCTGGAAGATGCTGATCTTGATAAAGCGATCCCAATGGCCGTTTTTGGAGCTTATATGAATAACGGGCAGGCATGTATCGCTCCTACCCGACTTCTTGTTCCCCAAAACAGACTGGATGAAGTGAATGAACTGGCTAAAAAAGCTGCCGAACAGGTAAAAGTAGGAAATCCTAACGATGAAGACACTCTTGTGGGCCCAATGGTAAGTGCCAAACAGTTTGAAAGAGTACAAAGCTACATCCGCCTTGGTCAGGAAGAGGGAGCCGTTCTGCTTGCAGGTGGTGAAGGGAAGCCGGAAGGTCTAGAAAACGGTAATTTCGTAAAAGCAACCATTTTTACCAATGTTCGAAATGATATGCGAATCGCTCAGGAGGAAATTTTTGGACCCGTACTATCCATCATTCCATATAACAATGAAGAAGAAGCCATTTCTATTGCTAATGATACTACGTATGGACTTGCTGCTTATATCAGCTCTGCTGATCAAGCGCATGCAGAACGTGTAGCTGCACAGATTGATGCCGGAAGGATCTGTATTAATGGGTTTTCGCATGATCCTTACGCTCCTTTTGGAGGCTTTAAACAAAGCGGTATCGGACGTGAGTTTGGAGTATTTGGCCTGGAAGCTTACCTGGAACCCAAAGCGATCCTTGCTTAA
- a CDS encoding DUF1062 domain-containing protein: MSTQHIWEVKAKNTPLLKKKCSHCNSERFQCSDKFRLNAQKKNIDIWLIYRCVKCNNTYNMAVFSRIRTESISKEIFNQFSENDTEIAWKYAFSQEVIRKNNVEADWESVAYEILYPNFSVEDLINMNEEMISFQIRSSFDFNMRLSTVTRTCLELSSSKLNLLFESDAVYCNEKPFQKMYKFKNGDVIKVNRQILINTYLIGKENLFLSTVDGQ; the protein is encoded by the coding sequence ATGAGTACCCAACATATCTGGGAGGTAAAAGCGAAAAATACTCCCTTACTCAAAAAGAAATGCAGCCATTGTAACAGCGAAAGATTTCAATGCAGCGATAAATTCAGACTGAATGCTCAGAAAAAGAATATCGACATATGGTTGATTTACCGATGTGTAAAATGCAATAACACCTATAACATGGCGGTGTTTTCAAGGATCAGAACAGAATCCATCAGTAAAGAAATATTCAATCAATTTTCAGAAAACGACACAGAAATTGCTTGGAAATATGCCTTTTCACAGGAAGTCATAAGAAAAAATAATGTGGAAGCAGATTGGGAAAGTGTGGCGTATGAAATTCTATACCCAAACTTTTCGGTAGAAGATCTTATCAATATGAATGAAGAGATGATTTCATTTCAAATACGCAGTTCCTTTGATTTTAATATGAGACTTTCAACGGTAACCCGGACATGTTTAGAACTTTCATCATCTAAATTGAATCTCTTGTTTGAGTCTGATGCGGTTTATTGTAATGAAAAACCTTTTCAGAAGATGTATAAGTTTAAAAATGGTGATGTGATTAAAGTCAACAGACAGATATTGATCAATACTTATCTTATCGGAAAAGAAAATTTATTTCTCAGTACTGTAGATGGTCAATAA
- a CDS encoding DoxX family protein, translating to MKKNIDLGLLITRIAIGFPMSVYGISKLVHGVGFIENMMTMHGLPSFFAYGVFAGEIIAPVMLIIGFRVRLAGLIFAANCFTATILAQTANIFKLNEFGGWALELLVIYMLVSLSFFFSGAGKYAVSIQNKWD from the coding sequence ATGAAAAAGAACATTGATTTAGGATTACTTATCACCAGAATAGCTATCGGATTTCCGATGTCGGTTTACGGAATCAGTAAACTAGTTCATGGAGTTGGGTTTATTGAAAATATGATGACCATGCATGGTTTGCCATCCTTCTTCGCTTATGGGGTGTTTGCAGGAGAAATTATAGCTCCTGTGATGCTGATCATAGGATTTCGGGTACGTCTGGCAGGATTGATCTTTGCTGCCAATTGCTTTACTGCAACTATTCTTGCCCAAACAGCCAATATTTTCAAACTTAATGAATTTGGGGGCTGGGCTTTGGAACTGCTTGTGATCTACATGCTTGTAAGCCTGAGTTTTTTCTTTTCCGGAGCCGGGAAATATGCAGTTTCTATTCAAAATAAGTGGGATTAA
- a CDS encoding Crp/Fnr family transcriptional regulator — MTETHTILSQLIEHFKEIVSLEDKDIDCITSKFEITFLKKREYLLREGQVSRHMRFIAKGSLYAYHIDEKGKENTTQLGIENWWVNDLYSYLSELPSRMFIQANEDTTIIQISKSNLELLYKEVPAISEFWRLKMQSAYVTLQERTFEHSRVDAYTKYRTFVTTYRNIEQRFPQYMIASYLGITVEYLSYLRKKHLSDVS; from the coding sequence ATGACGGAAACACATACTATACTTTCGCAACTCATAGAACACTTTAAAGAAATCGTCTCTTTGGAAGATAAAGACATTGACTGTATCACATCAAAATTCGAAATTACATTTCTTAAAAAGAGGGAATATCTGCTTCGTGAAGGACAGGTTTCTAGACATATGCGCTTCATTGCAAAAGGAAGCCTGTATGCTTATCATATTGATGAAAAAGGAAAAGAAAACACCACTCAGCTAGGTATTGAAAACTGGTGGGTGAATGATCTTTACAGCTACCTGAGCGAGCTGCCTTCAAGAATGTTTATTCAGGCGAATGAAGATACCACAATCATACAAATCAGTAAAAGCAACCTGGAATTATTATACAAAGAAGTTCCGGCGATTTCCGAATTCTGGCGCCTGAAAATGCAGTCTGCCTATGTTACTTTGCAGGAAAGAACCTTTGAACATTCACGCGTAGATGCTTACACCAAATACCGCACATTTGTCACTACTTACCGTAATATCGAACAGCGTTTTCCTCAGTATATGATTGCTTCTTACCTTGGCATCACGGTAGAATATCTGAGTTATCTGAGAAAAAAGCACCTGTCTGATGTTTCTTAA
- a CDS encoding DoxX family protein: MILKVINSVLILFAVFMGFKQGIAMISGKPEMTEMFGKWGFDKTGLMINGVVTILASVMILFPKTFVWGNFLMAAGILLIICFQLLNKDMKGAMIELPFLCLNLLIIYLQHPLKS, translated from the coding sequence ATGATTCTAAAGGTTATTAATTCCGTATTAATTCTATTTGCTGTCTTTATGGGCTTCAAACAGGGAATTGCCATGATTTCCGGTAAACCTGAAATGACAGAAATGTTCGGAAAATGGGGTTTTGATAAAACTGGCCTTATGATCAACGGAGTGGTTACGATACTGGCCTCTGTAATGATTTTATTCCCAAAAACATTTGTCTGGGGTAATTTTCTGATGGCAGCCGGCATCTTATTGATTATCTGTTTTCAGCTTTTAAATAAAGACATGAAAGGTGCTATGATAGAACTTCCGTTTCTTTGTTTAAATCTGCTCATTATTTATCTGCAACATCCTCTTAAAAGCTGA
- a CDS encoding MFS transporter: MNSSEKAIQGSSRFRYIKLCIFFSGLSVFAQLYLFQPMLPMAAEQFGVSVGDTSLLVSSSTIGMALGLLFFAFKADSYSRKSLMVFSLISSALLTIISTWIPNLSLMITIGILKGFLVSGVSAVALAYLTEEVDALAVPAAISMYLSGNTIGGMSGRIMATLFAGEFGWRNAVLLIGVESFILGAVFWKLFPESRFFNPQKTDYHLKVKQMKFFLTNPYMLRLYFTAALLMGVFVSVYNYLTFRLEAEPFSLSHFVIAFIFLMYIFGVFGTMIVGRLSRIFPMNNILKASILSMIIGAALLISGNIYILIFGLGLFTLSFFAAHTMASQMTALYAKRGKSSATSIYWLFYYFGSSILGSGTGYLLHAYSWNVFIAVLIIAIITALLLTTFNPIPKARIKN; the protein is encoded by the coding sequence ATGAATTCATCTGAAAAAGCTATTCAGGGAAGCTCACGTTTCCGATATATAAAACTTTGTATTTTCTTTTCCGGACTTTCTGTTTTTGCACAGCTTTATCTTTTCCAGCCCATGCTTCCCATGGCTGCAGAACAGTTTGGAGTATCTGTAGGGGATACTTCCCTTCTGGTATCGTCTTCCACAATAGGTATGGCACTGGGATTATTATTTTTTGCATTTAAGGCAGATAGTTATTCAAGAAAAAGCCTGATGGTCTTTTCATTGATCTCTTCTGCGCTTCTTACCATTATTTCAACCTGGATTCCTAACTTAAGTCTTATGATTACAATAGGAATATTGAAAGGTTTTTTGGTTTCCGGGGTGTCTGCGGTTGCTCTTGCCTATCTTACTGAGGAAGTGGATGCTTTGGCAGTTCCGGCAGCCATCAGTATGTATCTCAGCGGAAATACAATTGGCGGCATGAGCGGAAGGATAATGGCAACATTGTTTGCCGGAGAATTTGGGTGGCGTAATGCTGTTCTTCTGATTGGGGTGGAAAGTTTCATTCTGGGTGCTGTATTCTGGAAACTCTTTCCGGAGTCCAGGTTTTTCAATCCACAGAAAACGGATTACCATCTTAAGGTAAAGCAGATGAAGTTTTTTCTTACCAACCCTTATATGCTTCGTTTATATTTCACCGCCGCCTTACTGATGGGTGTTTTTGTGAGTGTTTATAATTATCTGACCTTCAGATTAGAAGCAGAACCTTTTTCTTTAAGTCATTTTGTTATCGCTTTTATCTTCCTGATGTATATTTTTGGAGTATTTGGAACAATGATCGTAGGCCGGCTTTCCCGAATATTTCCCATGAACAATATTCTTAAAGCCTCCATTCTGTCCATGATTATCGGGGCAGCTTTACTGATATCTGGAAACATTTATATCCTTATTTTCGGGCTTGGACTTTTTACGCTATCATTTTTTGCTGCTCATACTATGGCAAGCCAAATGACTGCATTATATGCTAAAAGAGGAAAATCTTCAGCCACTTCTATTTACTGGCTGTTTTACTATTTTGGTTCAAGTATTCTGGGAAGTGGCACAGGATATTTATTACATGCCTATTCCTGGAATGTTTTCATAGCAGTCCTTATCATAGCCATTATTACAGCCCTTCTTCTCACAACGTTTAATCCCATTCCCAAAGCAAGAATAAAAAACTAA
- a CDS encoding helix-turn-helix domain-containing protein — protein MTAEKDIKIEQYKRQLIYYYNLLMSVILAIFGLIFVFIIPDKIMAWYLFGGLFLLDYTYMIVRKTYSVNVLVHSYIIIAVLYNFYIMLAFWDNSIASFVWLIPIPLAAYVFFQRKYVFIYSAFILLNIILGYLISKTFSFNFPKHRPEDVRITDTILMISNVAVISLLVYFKDKIKRVEIYHEIEEKKQNTVVQSVPVSEKAPFADELFDKIELIMTEKQLYKDINFNISKLSAEMEINSSYISKSIRTKGYPNFNNYLNRHRIECVKRLLNENDIEKITLMYIYTEAGFSNQSTFNRVFKQLENITPSEYISGLQLH, from the coding sequence ATGACTGCTGAAAAAGACATAAAAATTGAACAGTACAAAAGACAGCTGATTTATTATTATAATCTTCTGATGTCTGTTATTCTTGCCATATTTGGTTTGATATTTGTTTTTATCATTCCTGATAAAATTATGGCCTGGTATCTTTTCGGTGGACTTTTTTTACTGGATTATACCTACATGATTGTTCGGAAAACCTACTCCGTGAATGTATTGGTACACTCCTACATTATTATTGCCGTACTTTATAATTTTTATATTATGCTTGCTTTTTGGGATAATTCTATAGCAAGCTTTGTATGGCTTATTCCAATTCCACTGGCGGCCTATGTCTTTTTTCAAAGAAAATATGTTTTTATTTACAGTGCATTTATATTACTGAATATTATTTTGGGATATCTCATCTCCAAAACTTTCAGCTTTAATTTTCCTAAGCACAGACCTGAAGATGTGAGAATTACTGACACGATTCTTATGATTTCCAATGTGGCCGTAATATCACTTCTGGTTTATTTTAAGGATAAAATAAAAAGGGTGGAAATCTATCATGAAATTGAAGAAAAAAAACAGAATACAGTAGTACAATCAGTCCCTGTATCAGAGAAAGCACCATTTGCAGATGAGCTGTTTGATAAAATAGAACTTATAATGACGGAAAAGCAGCTGTATAAAGATATTAATTTTAATATTTCAAAGCTTTCTGCAGAAATGGAGATCAACAGCAGCTATATTTCGAAATCAATCCGCACAAAAGGATATCCCAATTTCAATAATTATCTGAATAGACATAGAATTGAATGCGTAAAAAGACTTCTTAATGAAAATGATATTGAAAAGATAACTCTTATGTATATCTATACAGAAGCAGGATTCTCTAATCAGTCTACCTTCAACAGAGTTTTTAAACAGTTGGAAAATATTACACCTTCCGAATACATCAGCGGCCTGCAGCTTCATTGA
- a CDS encoding response regulator, which yields MNERILIADDHYVVRAGTSLVLETAYPELKIDFAENYDEVKKKISFSRYDLLILDIDMPGTQYKKMIPELKDIQNDLKILIFSGYDKDVAIQYIREGAEGYLNKQSSEEEIKNAIKTVIEKGYFYPADLIGLIIQNKRDNPVEKLSSREYEIFKLLADGNGNLEIANRLNIQMSTVSTYKKRIFQKLNVGNIAELIKVYEMMH from the coding sequence ATGAATGAAAGAATTTTAATTGCTGATGATCACTATGTAGTAAGGGCCGGTACCTCTTTGGTTCTTGAAACGGCATATCCGGAGCTGAAAATAGATTTTGCAGAAAATTATGATGAGGTGAAGAAAAAGATTAGCTTTTCCCGTTATGATCTTCTTATTTTAGATATTGATATGCCCGGAACTCAGTATAAAAAAATGATTCCGGAACTGAAAGATATACAAAACGACCTTAAAATCCTCATATTTTCAGGATATGACAAAGATGTTGCCATTCAATACATCAGAGAAGGTGCAGAAGGCTATCTGAATAAACAAAGCAGCGAGGAAGAAATTAAAAATGCTATAAAAACGGTCATTGAAAAGGGTTATTTTTATCCTGCAGATCTTATTGGACTTATTATTCAAAACAAAAGAGACAATCCTGTAGAAAAGCTTTCTTCCCGTGAATATGAAATCTTCAAGCTTCTTGCTGATGGAAACGGGAATCTGGAAATTGCCAACAGGCTTAATATCCAGATGTCTACGGTAAGCACTTACAAAAAAAGGATTTTTCAAAAACTGAATGTGGGAAATATTGCAGAGCTAATTAAGGTTTATGAAATGATGCATTAA